CACTGGGGACAGACTTCGTCGAGATCGAGGATTGGAACTGCTGCGGAGCGAGCATCTCCTATGTTGGAGCCAGCGACCTTTCCATCAAGGTTTTGAACGCACGGAATCTAGCGCTGGCTGAAAAACAGGGCGGATATGATATCGTCGCACCCTGCAGTTCGTGTTATATCCAGATGATCAAGGTGAACCACGAGATACAGGAAAGTGAAACCCTCGCTGCGCAGGTGAACGAGATCCTGGCCGAAGGCGGGTTGCATTACAGCGGGAAGGTGCGGGTACGGCACATCCTCGATGTGTTGTATCACGACATCGGCACAGACAGGATCAAGGAGAGGGCAGTCAAGCCGCTGAATGGTCTGAAGGTGGCCGGATATGTCGGTTGCCAGTCGGTTCGGCCTTACGGGGAGTATGACAGTGTCGAGAGACCCGTTATTCAAGACCGAATCCTGAATGCCATTGGTGCGGAGGCGGTTCCTTTTCCGAAAAAGATGCGCTGCTGCGGCTCTGGCATCTTCCTGACAGAGATGGATCACTGTATGCATCTGGTCAAAGATATCCTGGATGACGCCCTCGTCCATGGGGCGAAGCTCGTTTCGACGGTTTGTCCCATGTGTGCGATGAATCTTGAGAACTACCAGTCGCGGATCAACAAGGCGTTGGGAACGCGTTTCGATGTTCCCATCGTTTATCTGACCCAGTTGATGGCTGCGGCCTTCGGGATGGATCTGAAGAAGGACGCTGCGCTGGATTATAATATCATCCCGCCTGAGACGCTGATCCAAGCCGCTCTGGGATGATCCGACATTTTGGAACGTTCTTGAGAACCAAATCCGAGAGGGCTCTACCGCTCGGGTTTGGTTCTCTTTTTTCCTCCGTTAAGAGGATGCTCGATGGCGGGGAGAGAGGGAGGCAACGGTGGCGGAAGCTAAAGAAAGATGTCCGC
The Desulfatiglans anilini DSM 4660 DNA segment above includes these coding regions:
- a CDS encoding CoB--CoM heterodisulfide reductase iron-sulfur subunit B family protein; amino-acid sequence: MKYFLYWGCSLESSGANFLVSLKPVAKALGTDFVEIEDWNCCGASISYVGASDLSIKVLNARNLALAEKQGGYDIVAPCSSCYIQMIKVNHEIQESETLAAQVNEILAEGGLHYSGKVRVRHILDVLYHDIGTDRIKERAVKPLNGLKVAGYVGCQSVRPYGEYDSVERPVIQDRILNAIGAEAVPFPKKMRCCGSGIFLTEMDHCMHLVKDILDDALVHGAKLVSTVCPMCAMNLENYQSRINKALGTRFDVPIVYLTQLMAAAFGMDLKKDAALDYNIIPPETLIQAALG